One region of [Limnothrix rosea] IAM M-220 genomic DNA includes:
- a CDS encoding MFS transporter has protein sequence MFALLSARVIIGMLLDQYGLRLTYSILPIDALMSCLIFATAQSFNQLVIGRFLVGLVGAGFVVGIRMVVEWFPPQDVGTAQGIYGDWGNFGSAFAAFTMVIFGIALFLIPGAFSFGEPETFKLLFFPAFDTSMFNWRAAIAGSGIVAALCGCLYSVSVSDTPPGKEYKRLEKARGIEVSTKCDFGCLVANVNATFFQVLGVGGLIVAFLCLFSLKEPRGAFAEFHEGEDELSNVPVANEVSY, from the coding sequence TTGTTCGCGCTATTATCGGCTCGCGTCATTATCGGCATGTTGCTTGATCAGTATGGTCTGAGGCTGACCTACTCTATCCTGCCCATCGATGCATTGATGTCCTGTCTCATTTTTGCAACAGCGCAAAGCTTTAATCAGCTGGTGATTGGCCGTTTTTTGGTGGGTCTTGTTGGTGCAGGATTTGTTGTCGGTATTCGGATGGTTGTGGAGTGGTTCCCTCCTCAGGATGTCGGTACTGCTCAAGGTATTTACGGTGACTGGGGTAATTTTGGTTCTGCATTTGCTGCGTTTACCATGGTGATCTTCGGTATTGCACTATTTTTGATACCTGGCGCATTCAGTTTCGGTGAGCCTGAGACGTTTAAGCTTCTTTTCTTCCCTGCCTTTGATACTTCTATGTTTAACTGGCGTGCGGCGATCGCCGGTTCTGGTATTGTGGCAGCCCTCTGCGGTTGTCTTTACTCTGTGAGCGTTTCCGATACGCCTCCCGGAAAGGAATACAAGCGCCTCGAAAAAGCCCGTGGCATCGAGGTTTCAACCAAATGTGATTTTGGGTGCTTGGTGGCGAATGTTAATGCTACTTTCTTTCAGGTACTCGGTGTTGGTGGCTTAATCGTTGCATTCCTCTGTCTCTTTTCCTTGAAGGAGCCTAGGGGGGCCTTCGCAGAATTCCATGAAGGTGAGGATGAATTGTCCAATGTTCCTGTCGCAAATGAAGTGAGTTACTAA
- a CDS encoding molybdopterin oxidoreductase family protein translates to MDQQKTKTLCPYCGVGCGLEVSPVDKPGRTPLKVMGDRSHPSSLGKVCVKGATIAESLDKDRLLYPMYRRSLEDPFERVSWDTAFNLITDRIQTVKAQIGVDGIAMYGSGQLQTEDYYTAQKLLKGCLGTNNFDANSRLCMSSAVAGYIQSFGADGPPPCYEDLELTDCAFIIGSNTADCHPIVFNRLNQHIKHSSAKLVVVDPRLTKTAEAADLHLAIKPGTDIDLLNGIAHLLLKWEHIDTFFIDECTRDFSKFATLVQSYTPETVARRCGIRIDHLEKAAKYWAKASSVLSLWSMGINQSSEGTAKVRTLINLHLMTGEIGKPGSGPFSLTGQPNAMGGREAGGLAHLLPGYRLVKNPEHRQTLEKAWGLPEKAISPVPGRDAWSMITGLETGDVGLLWVVATNPAVSMPDLERTKAALRKSEFTICQDAYYPTETAEYAHLLLPALQWGEKTGTMTNSERVVTYCPQFRDRPGEAWADWEIFAEVGRRLGYRKQFQAVSSAEVYGEFIRLTGDRPCDMTALSHEYLATQGPTQWPFPKAELEETDKEKEKDNRGLLKKILGQDAPLKGKRLYEDGRFHTPDGRARFAAYHSRGLAEPPDTDFPFVLTIGRLYGHWHTMTRTGRIPKIQKMHPAPFLEIHPRDAQRIGIQDGDLLEVRSRRGSAKFPALVTKNITPGTVFAPMHWGALWGEDTEANVLTHPEACPVSLQPELKACAVQVSKVRSPLTKSTENQQTPTEVLQGV, encoded by the coding sequence ATGGATCAGCAAAAAACAAAAACCCTTTGTCCGTACTGTGGTGTTGGTTGTGGATTGGAGGTTTCTCCCGTTGATAAGCCCGGCCGTACTCCCCTAAAGGTAATGGGCGATCGCTCCCATCCTTCCAGCCTTGGTAAGGTTTGTGTCAAAGGTGCAACTATTGCTGAATCCCTTGATAAGGATCGTCTGCTTTACCCGATGTATCGGCGATCGCTAGAGGATCCCTTTGAGCGAGTGAGCTGGGATACAGCCTTTAACCTCATTACAGACCGCATTCAAACAGTTAAAGCCCAGATTGGTGTAGACGGCATTGCTATGTATGGTTCTGGTCAGTTACAGACCGAGGATTATTACACCGCACAAAAATTACTCAAGGGCTGCCTTGGTACAAACAACTTTGATGCCAATTCACGACTTTGCATGTCCTCAGCCGTGGCTGGCTATATCCAAAGCTTCGGTGCCGATGGCCCCCCACCCTGTTACGAAGATTTAGAATTGACAGATTGTGCTTTTATCATTGGTAGCAATACCGCAGACTGTCACCCCATTGTTTTTAATCGTTTAAATCAACATATTAAGCATTCCAGCGCGAAATTAGTCGTTGTTGATCCCCGCCTCACAAAAACCGCCGAAGCTGCTGATTTACACCTTGCGATCAAGCCGGGCACGGACATCGATTTGCTTAATGGTATTGCCCACTTGCTTTTGAAATGGGAGCATATTGATACCTTTTTTATTGATGAATGTACACGTGACTTTTCGAAATTTGCCACTTTAGTCCAGAGCTATACGCCCGAAACGGTGGCGCGACGCTGCGGTATTCGCATTGATCATTTAGAAAAGGCGGCGAAATATTGGGCAAAAGCGAGTAGCGTTCTGTCCCTGTGGTCAATGGGGATTAACCAATCCTCGGAAGGGACGGCAAAGGTGCGCACCTTGATCAATTTGCACCTCATGACTGGGGAAATTGGGAAACCCGGCTCTGGGCCCTTCTCGTTAACAGGCCAGCCTAATGCCATGGGGGGACGGGAAGCGGGTGGCTTAGCTCATTTGTTGCCGGGCTATCGTCTGGTTAAAAATCCTGAACATCGTCAAACCTTGGAAAAGGCTTGGGGTTTACCGGAAAAGGCGATTTCGCCAGTGCCGGGTAGAGATGCTTGGTCGATGATTACGGGTCTAGAAACGGGAGATGTTGGTTTGCTGTGGGTCGTCGCCACAAATCCGGCGGTGAGTATGCCGGATCTTGAACGAACAAAGGCTGCTTTACGCAAGTCTGAATTTACGATTTGCCAAGATGCTTACTACCCGACGGAAACGGCGGAGTATGCCCACTTACTTTTGCCAGCGCTGCAATGGGGCGAAAAAACGGGCACAATGACTAATTCTGAGCGGGTGGTTACTTATTGTCCGCAGTTTCGCGATCGCCCTGGTGAGGCGTGGGCGGACTGGGAAATTTTTGCGGAGGTGGGTCGCCGTTTGGGCTATCGGAAGCAGTTTCAAGCGGTTTCTTCAGCGGAGGTTTATGGTGAGTTTATTCGGCTCACGGGCGATCGCCCCTGTGACATGACGGCCCTAAGCCACGAATATTTAGCGACACAAGGCCCGACCCAATGGCCTTTCCCCAAGGCGGAGTTGGAGGAGACTGACAAGGAAAAAGAAAAAGATAATCGCGGTTTACTGAAGAAAATTTTGGGTCAAGATGCGCCCCTTAAAGGGAAGCGTTTGTATGAAGATGGTCGTTTCCATACGCCTGATGGACGGGCGAGATTTGCAGCCTATCATTCCCGTGGTTTAGCCGAGCCGCCGGATACGGATTTTCCTTTTGTGCTAACGATTGGTCGTCTCTATGGCCATTGGCATACCATGACCCGCACGGGCAGAATTCCCAAAATCCAAAAAATGCACCCAGCGCCTTTCCTCGAAATTCACCCTAGGGATGCCCAACGCATCGGTATTCAAGATGGGGATTTGCTAGAGGTGCGATCGCGGCGAGGTTCAGCGAAGTTTCCGGCGCTCGTTACGAAAAATATTACTCCGGGCACTGTCTTTGCACCCATGCATTGGGGCGCACTTTGGGGTGAGGATACGGAAGCGAATGTTTTGACCCACCCGGAAGCTTGTCCGGTTTCTCTCCAACCAGAGCTGAAAGCTTGTGCGGTGCAGGTCTCTAAGGTGCGATCGCCATTAACGAAGTCCACGGAAAACCAACAGACACCGACGGAAGTGCTCCAAGGCGTTTAG